One window of Thermacetogenium phaeum DSM 12270 genomic DNA carries:
- a CDS encoding PAS domain S-box protein, with amino-acid sequence MSFDIAELLTLYEIVNFSFPERYEDLIQEIAEKGSRLLGIRRLAIMLDEGGRLICLGKWGFRKGEEFTERIERIKNPRENGFVYLMSHGVRGLIFLESSARISDREKRLFNIFARRIEDIVAFKQMENKIKESEREKKAILDSILELLIYQDAEHRILWANTSAAKYAGKRGEELTGALCYEVLYRRKEPCAGCPVASALKTGVPQEGIVTPHEGKQFFVRGYPVKSQKGIIEGIVEVCFEVTERMQAEEAFRTIFNSVHDAIFIHEPEGKILDVNETMLRMYGIASKEEAVKLSIARDYSDRDNPLKQLREWWKRAVEGESPRFEWRARRPVDGTVFDAEMCLKKITFAGKDAILATVRDITARKREEELLRSIFGHSPIGMYIVSRGKFRLVNPRFEKLSGYSQEELIGREALSLVYPEDREAVRRNAVRMLKGMAAQPYEFRIITKHGEIKWVEETVASLQPEGQRVTLGNIMDITEKKRFAQKLEYVSLHDQLTGLYNRAYFEEQLKRLGRSNKYPISIIVADVNGLKLVNDTMGHQKGDKLLIACAQILKKALRPSDIVARVGGDEFVALLPRTDEATGSNILHQLRLSIEQYNRKHPQLPLSVSFGIATAYNSEELLKQAYKRADDLMYREKLYLGTSARNKIVNALLAALSERDHLTEGHGRHLEHLCRTLGEKMGLSRQQLANLALLAQVHDIGKVGIPDRILFKRGPLTEEEWEIMRQHPEKGYRIALASPDLAGIADLILKHHEKWDGTGYPLGLKGEEIPIECRILAIADAFDAMTSDRPYRKAKTVEEALEEIRRCAGTQFDPELVKVFLQVILTIRGCAEAKEATD; translated from the coding sequence GTGTCCTTTGATATTGCTGAGCTTTTGACCTTATACGAGATAGTAAATTTTTCCTTCCCGGAGCGATACGAAGATCTGATACAAGAAATAGCGGAGAAAGGAAGCCGGCTTCTCGGGATACGCCGGCTGGCCATAATGCTTGATGAAGGCGGCAGGCTTATATGCCTGGGGAAATGGGGTTTTAGAAAAGGAGAGGAATTCACCGAAAGAATCGAAAGAATCAAGAACCCCAGGGAGAACGGGTTTGTTTATTTGATGTCCCACGGAGTGCGGGGCTTAATATTTTTGGAATCTTCAGCACGGATCTCCGACCGGGAGAAAAGGCTATTCAACATTTTCGCCCGCCGCATCGAAGATATAGTTGCGTTCAAACAAATGGAAAACAAAATAAAAGAATCCGAGCGGGAAAAGAAGGCCATTTTGGACAGTATTCTGGAGCTGCTGATTTACCAGGATGCTGAGCACCGCATTTTGTGGGCTAACACCTCAGCAGCGAAGTACGCGGGAAAAAGGGGTGAGGAGCTGACAGGCGCTCTTTGCTATGAAGTCTTATACCGCAGGAAGGAACCGTGCGCCGGATGTCCGGTGGCAAGCGCTCTTAAGACCGGCGTGCCCCAGGAGGGTATAGTGACGCCCCACGAGGGCAAGCAATTTTTTGTAAGGGGTTACCCTGTAAAAAGTCAGAAGGGAATAATTGAAGGTATAGTAGAAGTATGTTTTGAGGTCACCGAACGGATGCAGGCGGAGGAAGCGTTTCGGACAATTTTCAACAGCGTCCACGATGCTATTTTCATACATGAACCGGAAGGGAAAATTCTGGATGTTAACGAAACCATGTTGCGCATGTACGGTATAGCCTCTAAAGAAGAGGCCGTAAAGCTGTCCATCGCCCGGGATTACTCTGACCGGGACAATCCCTTGAAACAGCTCCGCGAGTGGTGGAAAAGGGCGGTAGAAGGCGAAAGTCCACGGTTTGAATGGAGGGCCAGGCGGCCGGTGGACGGCACAGTTTTTGATGCGGAGATGTGCCTGAAGAAAATCACTTTTGCGGGCAAAGATGCGATACTGGCCACCGTGAGGGACATCACCGCTCGCAAACGCGAAGAGGAGCTATTGAGAAGTATTTTCGGTCATTCGCCTATAGGGATGTACATAGTCAGCAGAGGGAAATTTCGGCTGGTAAATCCCCGGTTTGAAAAGCTCTCGGGTTACTCTCAGGAAGAACTGATCGGCAGGGAAGCCTTGAGCCTCGTATACCCGGAAGACAGGGAAGCTGTGCGGCGCAATGCCGTTAGGATGTTAAAAGGCATGGCGGCCCAGCCCTACGAGTTCAGGATTATTACCAAACATGGTGAAATTAAGTGGGTCGAGGAGACGGTGGCTTCCCTGCAGCCCGAGGGCCAGAGGGTGACACTGGGGAACATAATGGATATCACTGAGAAAAAGAGGTTTGCCCAGAAGCTGGAATATGTTAGCCTCCATGACCAGCTGACAGGTCTTTACAACCGTGCGTATTTTGAAGAACAGCTCAAACGCCTAGGTAGGAGCAACAAATATCCCATCAGCATAATAGTGGCCGATGTGAACGGCCTGAAGCTGGTCAACGATACCATGGGCCACCAGAAGGGCGACAAGCTCTTGATTGCTTGCGCTCAGATCCTTAAGAAGGCCCTGCGCCCCTCGGATATTGTGGCGCGGGTGGGAGGAGATGAATTTGTGGCCCTCCTGCCCCGCACCGATGAGGCTACAGGATCGAATATACTGCACCAGCTGCGTTTATCCATTGAGCAATACAATCGAAAACATCCCCAACTTCCTTTGAGCGTCTCCTTCGGCATAGCTACGGCGTATAATTCGGAGGAGCTCTTAAAGCAAGCCTATAAAAGGGCAGACGATCTTATGTACCGGGAAAAACTATATCTCGGCACCAGCGCTCGGAACAAGATCGTCAATGCCTTGCTTGCTGCACTGTCGGAGCGCGATCATTTGACTGAAGGACACGGCAGACACCTGGAGCACTTGTGCCGGACCCTGGGAGAAAAGATGGGGCTTTCGCGGCAACAGCTGGCCAACCTTGCTCTTCTGGCTCAGGTTCACGACATAGGTAAGGTCGGTATACCCGACAGAATACTCTTCAAAAGAGGACCCCTTACTGAAGAAGAATGGGAGATTATGCGCCAGCATCCGGAAAAGGGCTACCGGATCGCCCTGGCCTCACCGGATTTAGCGGGGATTGCCGACCTGATCTTAAAACACCACGAGAAATGGGACGGCACTGGGTACCCGTTGGGCCTCAAAGGGGAAGAGATACCCATCGAGTGCCGTATTTTAGCCATTGCCGATGCCTTTGACGCCATGACCTCCGATAGGCCGTATAGAAAGGCTAAAACGGTCGAAGAAGCCCTGGAAGAAATACGCCGGTGTGCAGGCACGCAATTTGACCCGGAGCTCGTGAAGGTATTTTTGCAGGTTATCCTCACTATAAGAGGGTGTGCTGAAGCTAAAGAGGCGACCGATTAA
- a CDS encoding FIST signal transduction protein, with product MTRIPDLRVGVGFSNGYDAGAAVQRALEQALSRTGRPALTLVFATEGYDPEEVLTGAVKVVGNSPLVGAWVPGIIFGFEVYARGVGVCTIGGEGIETVTHLERTISACPFAKGEKAGEALIEKGGDSPGTVLLFPDGSSANISELLRGLYNAMGPDFKYIGGGSGDNLRFNSTYQFTEEGVGSDAVAAAVLRGINFKVELDHGWSPAGEPFTITRAEGRRVYEIDGIPAFERYTALVRSCTRNGFPYYGMQYPLGLPAAGGKFIIRDPLKAEEDGSILFVAEIPENTIATIMEGDAESLVVAAGRVAESALNTPATSKVLILFDCVSRYLLLGKDFPREMEAIAGSLKPEIPVLGMLSFGEISSVSGTPLFYNKTIVAAAGW from the coding sequence GTGACCCGAATACCTGATTTGCGCGTGGGCGTAGGCTTCAGCAACGGATACGACGCCGGAGCCGCCGTACAGCGCGCTCTGGAGCAGGCTTTAAGCCGTACCGGACGACCCGCACTGACGCTGGTTTTTGCTACTGAGGGCTACGATCCGGAAGAGGTGCTTACAGGCGCCGTAAAGGTGGTAGGTAATTCCCCGCTGGTAGGCGCGTGGGTGCCGGGGATTATCTTTGGCTTTGAAGTATACGCCAGAGGTGTGGGTGTCTGCACTATCGGCGGAGAAGGAATAGAGACGGTAACCCACCTGGAAAGGACTATATCCGCGTGCCCCTTTGCCAAAGGTGAAAAAGCGGGCGAGGCTTTAATAGAAAAAGGCGGAGACAGCCCCGGAACTGTTTTGCTTTTTCCGGACGGATCTAGCGCCAACATTTCTGAACTATTGAGGGGACTGTATAACGCCATGGGGCCGGACTTTAAGTATATAGGAGGAGGCAGCGGGGATAATTTGCGATTCAACAGCACTTACCAATTTACCGAAGAAGGGGTAGGCAGTGATGCTGTGGCCGCGGCAGTATTGAGGGGGATAAACTTTAAAGTGGAGCTGGACCACGGGTGGAGCCCCGCGGGCGAGCCTTTTACTATAACCAGGGCGGAGGGCAGGCGAGTTTATGAAATTGACGGAATTCCAGCCTTTGAGAGGTATACGGCTCTGGTCCGCAGCTGTACCCGAAACGGATTTCCTTACTACGGAATGCAATACCCTCTGGGCTTGCCCGCTGCTGGGGGGAAATTTATCATTCGGGACCCGCTAAAAGCAGAGGAAGACGGAAGCATCTTATTTGTTGCAGAAATTCCGGAAAACACCATTGCTACTATCATGGAAGGGGATGCCGAAAGTCTCGTTGTTGCTGCCGGGAGGGTAGCGGAAAGTGCCTTAAATACCCCGGCCACTTCTAAGGTTCTTATCTTGTTTGATTGTGTCTCCCGCTATTTATTGCTGGGCAAAGATTTCCCCAGGGAAATGGAGGCAATAGCCGGAAGTCTTAAACCCGAAATTCCGGTCTTAGGGATGCTTTCCTTCGGAGAAATAAGCAGTGTTTCAGGGACCCCACTGTTTTATAACAAGACGATCGTGGCGGCCGCGGGGTGGTAG